The Chloracidobacterium sp. genome includes a window with the following:
- the dcd gene encoding dCTP deaminase, with translation MIKSDKWILRMCEEQGLITPFERRLIRQVEDRRIISCGLSSYGYDCRLAKDEFKVFSPIQGTEVDPKNFNPDNLLDIPLRTAADGSQYWLLPPHSYALGVTIEHFRMPRNVTAIALGKSTYARCGLIQNTTPLEADWQGRLVIELYNAANLPVRLYAEEGFVQIIFFESDEPCAVSYSDRAGKYQYQSGLTLAKV, from the coding sequence GTGATCAAATCCGACAAGTGGATTCTTCGCATGTGCGAAGAGCAGGGCCTGATTACTCCGTTTGAGCGGCGACTCATCCGCCAAGTCGAAGATCGCCGCATCATTAGCTGTGGCCTGTCGAGCTACGGCTACGATTGTCGGCTGGCTAAGGACGAATTCAAGGTCTTTTCGCCGATTCAGGGGACGGAGGTGGACCCGAAAAACTTCAACCCCGACAACCTGCTCGACATTCCGCTGCGAACAGCCGCTGACGGCAGCCAATACTGGCTGCTTCCGCCGCACTCCTATGCGCTGGGCGTGACCATTGAACATTTCAGGATGCCTCGCAATGTCACGGCGATTGCGTTGGGGAAGAGCACCTACGCACGGTGTGGTCTGATTCAAAACACCACGCCCCTTGAGGCCGACTGGCAGGGGCGGCTGGTAATTGAACTCTACAACGCCGCCAACCTGCCGGTGCGGCTCTATGCCGAGGAAGGCTTCGTCCAGATCATTTTCTTTGAATCGGACGAACCCTGCGCTGTCTCGTACAGCGACCGCGCGGGCAAGTACCAGTACCAGTCGGGGCTGACCTTGGCCAAGGTTT
- a CDS encoding ABC transporter ATP-binding protein, protein MDEQRRRAAAAPPLLTVENLSVAYGAIEALHGVSLTVGKGEIVTLIGANGAGKTTTLKTVVGLLRPKHGRVLFNGVDITGRPTHEIIGRGVALSPEGRGIFPEMTVLENLELGAYRQSDRAQFQRDLDRVCTLFPRIEERLRQRAGTLSGGEQQMVAIGRALMSRPTLLLLDEPSLGLAPLVTRAIFDALSELNRDGLTILLVEQNAHLALARSHRGYVLETGRVVMSGAATELAQDARVREAYLGY, encoded by the coding sequence ATGGACGAACAACGCCGCCGCGCCGCCGCTGCGCCGCCGCTCTTGACCGTGGAAAACCTGTCTGTCGCTTACGGAGCGATTGAAGCGCTGCATGGCGTGTCGCTGACGGTTGGGAAGGGGGAAATCGTCACGCTCATCGGGGCGAACGGAGCGGGGAAGACGACGACGCTCAAAACGGTTGTCGGCCTGCTGCGCCCAAAACATGGGCGGGTGCTCTTCAACGGCGTGGACATCACCGGACGCCCAACCCACGAGATCATTGGGCGCGGCGTCGCCTTGTCGCCGGAAGGACGCGGGATCTTCCCAGAGATGACGGTGCTGGAAAACCTTGAACTCGGCGCATATCGGCAATCTGACCGAGCCCAGTTTCAGCGCGACCTCGATCGAGTCTGTACACTGTTTCCGCGCATCGAGGAGCGCCTTCGGCAGCGTGCTGGGACGCTGTCCGGCGGCGAACAGCAGATGGTAGCGATTGGGCGGGCGTTGATGAGTCGTCCGACGTTGTTGTTGTTGGATGAACCGTCGTTAGGCCTAGCCCCGCTGGTCACGCGAGCGATTTTTGATGCGCTAAGCGAACTCAACCGTGACGGCCTCACCATCTTACTGGTTGAACAAAACGCGCATCTGGCGCTGGCGCGCTCGCATCGCGGCTACGTCCTCGAAACCGGTCGCGTGGTCATGAGCGGTGCCGCAACGGAGTTGGCGCAGGACGCGCGGGTGCGAGAGGCGTATTTAGGTTACTGA
- a CDS encoding ABC transporter ATP-binding protein, with amino-acid sequence MSSVAALLAIKSATVRFGGLVAVKDLDLTVAAGQVFGLIGPNGAGKTTIFNVLTGVYRPTSGDVELEGKSILGLSPHEIARRGVVRTFQNIRLFGELSVLENVMTACHPRSRAGLLATVLRTARWQVEEQEQRDFALSLLERFGLAAYRHAPAKGLSYGDQRRLEIARALATRPKVLLLDEPAAGLNPQESLALMRQIQRLRDDFKLTIVLVEHNMRVVMGACERIQVVEQGQTIAVGSPDDIQRDPRVIAAYLGSAQASR; translated from the coding sequence ATGTCATCGGTTGCGGCGCTTTTGGCGATTAAGTCCGCAACAGTACGCTTTGGCGGTTTGGTGGCTGTCAAAGACCTTGATTTGACGGTGGCGGCAGGGCAGGTTTTTGGGCTGATCGGGCCGAACGGCGCTGGTAAAACAACCATCTTCAACGTGCTGACCGGCGTATATCGGCCGACGTCCGGCGATGTCGAACTAGAGGGGAAGAGCATCCTTGGTTTGTCACCCCACGAGATTGCGCGGCGCGGTGTCGTGCGGACATTTCAGAACATTCGACTCTTTGGAGAACTATCCGTTTTGGAAAATGTGATGACGGCCTGCCATCCACGCAGCCGCGCCGGTTTGTTGGCGACGGTGCTGCGGACGGCGCGTTGGCAAGTTGAAGAGCAGGAACAACGTGACTTTGCGCTGTCGCTGCTAGAGCGGTTCGGTCTGGCAGCGTACCGGCATGCGCCGGCTAAGGGGTTGTCATACGGCGATCAACGCCGTCTCGAAATTGCGCGCGCGCTGGCGACGCGGCCCAAAGTGCTGCTGCTGGATGAACCCGCCGCCGGTTTGAATCCTCAGGAATCGCTGGCGCTTATGCGACAAATTCAGCGACTCCGAGATGACTTCAAGCTGACAATCGTGCTGGTCGAGCACAACATGCGTGTTGTGATGGGCGCGTGCGAGCGAATTCAAGTTGTGGAGCAGGGACAAACCATCGCCGTTGGCTCGCCCGATGACATCCAACGCGATCCGCGCGTCATTGCGGCTTATCTTGGCAGCGCCCAAGCTTCCAGGTGA
- the purH gene encoding bifunctional phosphoribosylaminoimidazolecarboxamide formyltransferase/IMP cyclohydrolase: MTTIAPSRALLSVSDKTGLLDFARVLHTHGLELVSTGGTARALADAGLPVRDVASVTGFPELLDGRVKTLHPRIHAGILARRDLPEHLEQLALHDLDRFDFVIVNLYPFADAVVRPDVTVEEAIENIDIGGPALIRAAAKNFRHVVVVTDPSDYDAVAAELARTGAVSAATRHRLACKAFDYTARYDALIADFFANRTVFDETMDEVGLQPTEPFPPRISLRLMRRRSLRYGENPHQAAALYVAPEKTGGIAAARQLQGKELSFNNLLDADAAWGLAREFRETAACVIVKHTNPCGVGLAAVPLEAFRLARETDPTAAFGGIVAFNRTVDAGTATELAEMFLEVIVAPGFDDPARQVLAAKKNLRLLVVTDDADHGMNVRTISGGFLLQSADDQLVTPAEMRVVTRRAPSEDEWRDLLFAWTVCKHVKSNAVVYAQHGRLVGIGAGQMSRVDAVKVGALKARAPLAGAVIASDAFFPFRDSLDEAARYGVRAVIQPGGSIRDEEVIAAADEHGMAMVLTGLRHFRH, from the coding sequence ATGACGACCATCGCCCCTTCCCGCGCGCTGCTGAGCGTTTCAGACAAAACCGGGTTACTTGATTTTGCACGTGTTCTCCACACGCACGGACTCGAACTGGTTTCTACTGGTGGTACGGCGCGGGCGCTTGCCGACGCTGGATTGCCTGTCCGAGATGTCGCTTCGGTGACGGGGTTTCCAGAGCTGCTGGACGGGCGCGTCAAGACCCTCCATCCGCGCATCCACGCCGGCATTTTGGCGCGGCGCGACCTACCGGAGCACCTCGAACAGCTCGCGCTGCATGACCTTGACCGCTTTGATTTCGTCATCGTCAACCTGTATCCGTTTGCCGACGCCGTTGTTCGTCCTGACGTGACGGTTGAGGAAGCCATTGAAAATATTGACATCGGCGGGCCGGCGCTAATCCGGGCGGCGGCGAAGAACTTTCGGCATGTCGTCGTCGTCACCGACCCGTCTGACTATGACGCAGTGGCGGCGGAACTGGCGCGTACTGGAGCCGTTTCGGCTGCGACTCGTCATCGGCTGGCATGTAAGGCTTTTGATTATACGGCGCGCTACGACGCCCTCATCGCCGACTTTTTCGCCAACCGAACAGTGTTTGATGAGACGATGGATGAAGTCGGCTTGCAACCGACCGAACCTTTCCCACCGCGTATCTCGCTCCGGCTGATGCGGCGGCGGTCTCTCCGATACGGTGAAAATCCCCATCAGGCGGCGGCGCTCTACGTCGCGCCAGAAAAAACCGGTGGGATCGCCGCCGCGCGACAGTTGCAGGGAAAAGAACTATCGTTCAACAACCTGCTGGACGCCGACGCCGCATGGGGGCTGGCGCGGGAATTCCGCGAGACGGCGGCCTGCGTCATCGTCAAGCACACCAATCCCTGCGGCGTTGGGTTGGCGGCCGTACCGCTTGAGGCTTTTCGGCTGGCGCGGGAAACCGACCCGACGGCGGCCTTTGGCGGCATTGTGGCGTTCAATCGAACAGTTGACGCCGGAACGGCGACGGAACTGGCGGAAATGTTCCTCGAAGTCATTGTCGCGCCCGGCTTCGACGATCCCGCGCGGCAGGTCTTGGCGGCGAAGAAAAACCTGCGTTTGTTGGTCGTAACCGACGACGCCGACCACGGCATGAACGTGCGAACGATTTCCGGCGGCTTCCTACTGCAATCAGCCGACGACCAGCTGGTGACGCCGGCGGAGATGCGTGTTGTGACGCGGCGTGCGCCTTCCGAAGACGAGTGGCGCGATCTGCTGTTTGCTTGGACAGTTTGTAAGCATGTGAAGTCGAACGCCGTCGTTTACGCGCAACATGGGCGGTTGGTTGGGATCGGCGCTGGGCAGATGAGCCGGGTGGACGCCGTCAAAGTGGGGGCGCTGAAGGCTCGTGCGCCGTTAGCCGGCGCAGTTATTGCTTCGGATGCCTTTTTCCCATTCCGTGACAGCTTGGACGAGGCGGCCCGATATGGCGTCCGGGCGGTGATTCAGCCGGGTGGTTCGATTCGTGATGAAGAAGTTATCGCCGCCGCTGATGAACACGGCATGGCGATGGTTTTGACAGGGCTGCGTCATTTTCGTCACTGA
- a CDS encoding LOG family protein — protein sequence MTQSLRRLVKPPKAYRNQEFLESRAARIIRIQSEYLEPAVRLREHNVRDTIVFFGSARIHPNQNSKYPPEYESEQPSDGVTDPALARFYDDAVDLARMLTTWAMSLPTTQRRFLICSGGGPGIMEAANRGAAIAGGKSVGFNISLPFEQYPNPYISPELCFEFHYFFMRKFWLVYPAKALVIFPGGFGTLDELLEVLTLLQTRKLNRRIPIVIYGEAYWREVINFEALVKWGMISATDLDFFRYADTPEEAFAYLRDCLLEIYGQPEEGPAFSD from the coding sequence ATGACGCAAAGCTTAAGGCGATTGGTCAAACCTCCTAAGGCCTATCGCAATCAAGAATTTCTTGAGAGCCGCGCTGCGCGTATCATCCGCATTCAAAGTGAGTACCTTGAGCCGGCTGTCCGGCTGCGTGAGCATAACGTCCGTGACACGATTGTGTTTTTCGGTTCGGCGCGGATTCATCCCAACCAAAACAGCAAGTACCCGCCGGAGTACGAGAGCGAACAGCCTAGCGACGGTGTGACCGATCCTGCCCTGGCACGCTTCTATGACGACGCCGTGGACTTGGCGCGCATGCTCACCACATGGGCGATGAGCCTGCCGACGACACAGCGGCGGTTTCTGATTTGCTCCGGCGGCGGCCCCGGCATCATGGAAGCCGCCAATCGGGGCGCGGCGATCGCTGGGGGCAAGTCGGTGGGCTTCAACATCAGTCTGCCATTTGAGCAGTACCCAAATCCCTACATCTCGCCGGAACTATGCTTTGAGTTTCACTACTTCTTTATGCGGAAGTTCTGGCTGGTGTATCCCGCCAAGGCGCTGGTGATTTTCCCCGGCGGCTTCGGAACGCTCGACGAACTGCTGGAAGTGCTGACCCTGCTTCAGACACGCAAGCTCAACCGGCGCATACCGATTGTCATCTACGGCGAGGCCTACTGGCGTGAGGTCATTAACTTTGAAGCATTGGTCAAATGGGGCATGATTTCAGCCACCGACTTAGACTTTTTTCGCTACGCCGATACGCCAGAGGAGGCGTTTGCCTATCTCCGCGACTGTCTGCTGGAAATTTATGGCCAGCCAGAGGAAGGGCCGGCGTTTAGCGACTAA
- a CDS encoding prepilin peptidase, which produces MLISIVELHESIPLWFWAIWAFVLGSCVGSFLNVVIYRLPRGGSVNSPARSYCPSCQTTIAWYDNLPIISFFILRGRCRACGARISWQYPLVELATGLLFLGTLLVFGPTLQCLFNCAFGAAVLALIVTDFNEQVLPDAITLPGTGLALAARMVDHNLVGLSWINLFFEGLTGRPLPMTGLSGSLVNAALGMAVGAGTLWALGVGYFRLRAFPIRTPEDLTDFLKRRCVVGTLARLKVRRADGKRGVVYVLGGDFSELSPEELAEAEFTPSNTGSPELSMTALDGALVETGEHGVRITSIPNNLEQTVEGRLEAGDTITSGNLEGMGLGDVKMMLFVGAFLGGGMTFFVLLVASVIGALVAAPRIILRGHAALQHPLPFGVMLGVATLLALFFGEKGLTTYLDFISSLIP; this is translated from the coding sequence ATGTTGATTTCCATCGTCGAACTCCACGAGAGTATTCCGCTCTGGTTCTGGGCGATCTGGGCCTTTGTCCTCGGAAGTTGTGTCGGCAGTTTTCTCAACGTGGTCATTTACCGTTTGCCGCGCGGCGGTTCGGTGAACTCACCGGCGCGTTCCTACTGCCCAAGCTGCCAGACGACCATCGCTTGGTACGACAACCTGCCCATCATCAGCTTTTTCATCCTGAGAGGTCGGTGCCGCGCCTGTGGTGCACGGATTTCGTGGCAGTATCCGCTGGTTGAGCTGGCGACCGGCCTGCTGTTTTTGGGGACGCTGTTGGTTTTTGGCCCTACCCTCCAGTGCCTCTTCAACTGCGCCTTTGGGGCGGCTGTCCTAGCGCTCATCGTCACTGACTTCAATGAGCAGGTCCTGCCGGATGCCATCACTCTCCCTGGAACCGGTCTGGCTTTGGCCGCACGAATGGTTGACCACAACTTGGTCGGCCTGTCGTGGATAAACCTCTTCTTCGAGGGCTTGACCGGCCGGCCGTTGCCGATGACTGGGCTTTCCGGCTCACTGGTCAACGCCGCACTGGGGATGGCTGTTGGCGCGGGAACACTGTGGGCGCTTGGCGTCGGCTATTTCCGCCTGCGCGCCTTTCCCATTCGGACGCCCGAAGACCTGACGGATTTTCTCAAGCGGCGCTGCGTTGTGGGGACGCTAGCGCGCCTCAAGGTTCGGCGGGCCGACGGCAAGCGCGGCGTGGTGTATGTCCTCGGCGGCGACTTCAGCGAACTGTCCCCGGAAGAACTAGCCGAAGCTGAGTTTACCCCATCCAACACCGGTTCGCCCGAACTCAGCATGACGGCGCTCGACGGCGCGCTGGTAGAGACCGGTGAACACGGCGTGCGCATCACGAGCATTCCCAACAACCTTGAACAAACGGTGGAGGGTCGTCTCGAAGCCGGCGATACCATCACTTCCGGCAACCTTGAAGGGATGGGGCTAGGTGATGTGAAAATGATGCTGTTTGTCGGCGCATTTCTGGGCGGCGGAATGACGTTTTTTGTGCTGCTAGTCGCCTCGGTCATAGGGGCGTTGGTGGCTGCGCCGCGCATCATCCTACGCGGGCACGCCGCCTTGCAACATCCGCTGCCCTTCGGCGTAATGCTAGGGGTGGCGACGCTTCTAGCGCTCTTTTTCGGAGAAAAAGGGCTGACGACTTATCTTGATTTTATTTCCAGTTTGATACCCTAG
- a CDS encoding CsgG/HfaB family protein: MHNRRLLLALMTSSLLIAMLIPTTVFAQRQTSSPPSTSMRDNQPKKGKIRIAIIPQDNQRGWTKDIMVAELETALTGGRFDILSRDSLDSIIAEQKLANSDLADPNNAIKVGRLGSAQYIIVAKCVSVDVKEGGINIGGFGRREKKMTTKVNMQLINAETGSVIKSENYDASDSTASTRLGNLGGNTSDAPGQESFTKMMKTFAQRFAEVVSLEVPLETTVALVRDGQVIIRCGAADGVKEGVQFDVILEGEPIRDVDGTILERITTRVATLRAAKVSERVTYCDVVQTYDPNSKAADPTPNLARIQTDMTVRQVARTAALPPRQR; the protein is encoded by the coding sequence ATGCACAACCGTAGACTGTTGTTGGCGCTCATGACGAGCAGCCTGTTGATAGCAATGCTTATCCCTACAACGGTGTTCGCGCAGCGTCAGACGAGCAGCCCCCCGTCAACCAGCATGCGCGACAACCAACCCAAAAAAGGCAAAATCAGGATCGCCATTATTCCGCAGGATAACCAGCGCGGTTGGACGAAAGACATCATGGTGGCCGAACTGGAAACGGCGTTGACCGGCGGGCGGTTTGATATTTTGTCCCGCGACTCCCTCGACTCCATCATCGCCGAGCAAAAGCTTGCCAACTCCGATTTAGCCGACCCCAACAACGCCATCAAGGTCGGGCGACTGGGTTCGGCGCAGTACATCATCGTCGCTAAGTGCGTGTCGGTGGATGTCAAAGAAGGCGGCATCAACATCGGCGGCTTCGGTCGGCGCGAAAAGAAAATGACCACCAAGGTCAACATGCAACTTATCAACGCCGAAACCGGCTCAGTCATCAAGTCGGAAAACTACGACGCGAGCGATTCGACAGCCTCAACCCGGCTGGGCAACTTGGGCGGCAACACCAGCGATGCGCCGGGGCAGGAGTCGTTTACCAAGATGATGAAAACCTTCGCGCAGCGTTTCGCCGAAGTTGTAAGTCTCGAAGTGCCGCTTGAAACGACGGTGGCGCTGGTGCGGGACGGACAGGTCATCATTCGCTGCGGCGCAGCCGACGGCGTGAAGGAAGGCGTTCAGTTTGATGTCATTCTTGAAGGCGAACCGATCCGCGACGTTGACGGAACCATCCTCGAACGCATCACCACTCGTGTGGCGACGCTGCGCGCGGCGAAGGTCAGCGAACGAGTCACCTACTGCGATGTCGTGCAGACTTACGACCCCAACTCCAAGGCGGCTGACCCGACGCCGAACCTCGCACGCATTCAGACGGATATGACTGTCCGGCAGGTGGCGCGCACAGCCGCCCTACCACCGCGCCAGCGATAA
- a CDS encoding chorismate mutase: MVAETTLAEYRRLIDETDAQLVALLNRRAELVIAVAHVKQASGLPIHIPARELEVLTRVTAHNAGPLEDAAIRRLFEHIIAESRRLEQAVLGISEDAPAA; encoded by the coding sequence ATGGTTGCTGAAACGACCCTCGCCGAATATCGCCGTCTCATTGACGAAACCGACGCCCAGCTCGTCGCCCTGCTCAACCGGCGGGCGGAGTTGGTCATCGCCGTAGCGCACGTCAAGCAAGCCAGCGGGCTTCCGATTCACATCCCAGCGCGCGAGTTAGAAGTGCTGACGCGCGTGACGGCGCACAATGCCGGGCCGCTGGAGGACGCCGCTATTCGGCGATTGTTCGAACACATCATCGCCGAGTCACGCCGCCTTGAGCAGGCCGTGCTAGGAATCTCTGAAGACGCCCCCGCCGCCTGA
- a CDS encoding ABC transporter permease, translating into MSWYEVFRLAFDAIWAHKLRSFLTLLGVIIGVASVTAVATVIEGFSEYVNEKVAVYGAGALTVEKAAFQGFADFEKFLRALQRNPDLTTDDLLALREQLTLADEVAAQDGSAADVRYGNTVVPTVGIQGVTANFNNLSTIELAQGRVISPFDEENRRAVCVLGADIAKELFPRGDGVGKTVKIGRDPYEVIGVAKPLGTFLGQSQDNYVQIPLSTFHKVYGERRSLTLYVKPRRGVPSELVEDEIRMILRTRHHLSPNDEDDFSITSDPATQGIFTTLLTMVSAIVLPITGISLVVGGIVIMNIMLVSVTERTREIGIRKSLGARRRDILRQFLVESALLSLIGGVVGLALAYVTMLIVSHFSGLPVALPFWAVALAVVVSGSVGLFFGIYPANKAAQLDPIQALRAD; encoded by the coding sequence ATGAGTTGGTACGAGGTTTTCCGCCTGGCCTTCGACGCCATTTGGGCGCACAAGCTGCGGTCGTTTCTGACGTTGCTCGGCGTCATCATCGGCGTGGCGAGCGTCACCGCTGTAGCGACGGTTATCGAAGGTTTTAGCGAGTACGTCAACGAGAAAGTCGCCGTATACGGAGCCGGGGCGCTTACGGTGGAAAAGGCAGCCTTTCAGGGCTTCGCCGACTTTGAGAAGTTCCTGCGCGCGCTTCAGCGCAATCCCGATCTGACCACGGACGACCTGCTGGCGCTGCGCGAACAGTTGACGCTGGCGGATGAAGTCGCTGCGCAGGACGGCTCGGCGGCGGATGTGCGCTACGGCAATACGGTCGTGCCGACGGTGGGCATACAGGGCGTGACGGCCAACTTCAATAATCTTTCGACGATCGAGTTGGCGCAGGGACGTGTCATCAGCCCGTTTGATGAGGAAAACCGCCGCGCGGTGTGCGTGCTGGGAGCGGACATCGCCAAGGAGCTTTTCCCACGGGGCGACGGCGTCGGCAAGACGGTCAAAATCGGCCGCGATCCGTATGAGGTCATCGGCGTCGCCAAACCCCTGGGGACGTTTCTTGGTCAATCCCAGGACAACTACGTACAGATTCCGCTGAGTACGTTTCACAAAGTGTACGGCGAACGACGGTCGCTGACGCTGTACGTCAAGCCGCGCCGGGGCGTCCCAAGCGAGCTTGTCGAGGACGAAATTCGGATGATTCTCCGCACCCGCCATCACCTGTCGCCGAACGACGAGGACGACTTCAGTATTACGAGCGACCCGGCGACGCAGGGGATTTTCACGACGCTTTTGACGATGGTTAGCGCCATTGTTCTGCCCATCACCGGTATTTCGCTGGTAGTCGGCGGCATTGTCATCATGAACATTATGCTAGTTTCGGTGACGGAACGGACGCGCGAAATCGGTATTCGGAAAAGCCTCGGCGCACGGCGGCGCGACATCCTACGGCAGTTTTTGGTCGAGTCGGCCCTGTTGTCGCTGATTGGCGGCGTGGTCGGTTTAGCGTTGGCCTACGTGACAATGCTGATCGTGTCGCACTTTTCGGGTCTGCCGGTAGCGCTTCCCTTCTGGGCGGTCGCCTTGGCGGTGGTGGTTTCGGGCAGCGTCGGGCTGTTTTTCGGGATTTATCCAGCCAACAAGGCGGCGCAACTCGATCCAATTCAGGCGCTCCGCGCCGACTAG
- a CDS encoding site-specific DNA-methyltransferase: protein MASTNPEDDTKIDSENNPELTAAGRLPLDTILCGDSLFILQKLPSASVDLVLTSPPYFRQRDYGRGIGNEAALEDYLVALLAVFGECLRVVKPTGSLVFNVGDKYEGRSLLLVPYRFATAALERFPVRLVNHVTWVKRNPTPRHFQRRLVSSTEPFFHFVVSDAYQYFPQCFLLRRTPAAEQERRGTRIGRRYFQLIEASTLTPEQKARARAALEAAIAEVRDGAIRDFRMKIRGLHSAPFGGREGGRNIHLERDGFTIIRMHGERLKRDVIETPVESLKGCPHRAVFPEAVVTEFIHLLTRPGDVVLDPFLGSGTTAVAAKKLGRRYIGIDINPDYCAYARRRVAGTAYQNSLLEAAAW, encoded by the coding sequence ATGGCCTCCACCAACCCTGAGGACGACACCAAAATCGACTCGGAAAACAACCCCGAACTGACCGCCGCCGGACGCCTTCCGCTTGATACTATTCTTTGCGGCGACAGCCTGTTCATCTTGCAGAAACTGCCCTCGGCGTCGGTGGATTTGGTGCTGACTTCGCCACCCTATTTTCGTCAGCGCGACTACGGGCGCGGCATCGGCAATGAAGCGGCGTTGGAAGACTACCTTGTGGCGCTGTTGGCGGTGTTTGGCGAATGCTTACGGGTCGTCAAGCCAACCGGTAGTTTGGTGTTCAACGTTGGCGACAAGTATGAGGGGCGAAGTCTGCTGTTGGTTCCGTACCGCTTTGCGACAGCCGCACTAGAACGGTTTCCCGTCCGGCTCGTCAACCACGTGACCTGGGTCAAGCGCAACCCGACGCCGCGCCATTTCCAACGCCGTTTGGTGTCGAGTACGGAGCCGTTTTTCCATTTCGTTGTGTCCGATGCGTATCAGTACTTCCCGCAGTGTTTTCTCCTCCGACGCACTCCGGCAGCCGAACAGGAGCGGCGCGGGACGCGCATTGGGCGGCGGTATTTCCAACTTATTGAGGCTTCAACGCTGACGCCGGAGCAAAAGGCGCGGGCGCGGGCAGCACTGGAAGCCGCTATTGCCGAAGTTCGGGATGGCGCCATTCGGGACTTTCGGATGAAAATTCGTGGGTTGCACTCCGCACCCTTTGGCGGACGGGAAGGCGGGCGCAACATTCATCTGGAACGGGACGGCTTCACCATCATTCGCATGCATGGCGAACGGCTCAAGCGCGATGTGATTGAGACGCCGGTGGAGTCCCTCAAAGGGTGTCCCCATCGAGCGGTCTTTCCTGAAGCCGTCGTGACGGAGTTTATTCACCTGCTAACGCGCCCCGGCGATGTCGTTCTCGATCCGTTTCTGGGATCGGGGACGACCGCCGTCGCCGCCAAGAAGTTGGGGCGGCGTTACATAGGGATCGACATCAACCCAGATTACTGCGCCTATGCGCGACGGCGTGTGGCAGGAACAGCCTACCAAAACTCACTGCTGGAAGCCGCCGCGTGGTGA